DNA from Pelobacter propionicus DSM 2379:
CCCGGCCATCAGGCTTCGGGTGGCTGCTGGTTATCTCCACCAAGATCCTGCGTCCCATCCCTGGTCGTGCAATCTCGCGTTGAACGCTTGCAGCCGACTCTCCTCAACGCATCGACATCTGCCGGGATGTCGTCCCTGGCATACCCCGGATTCAGGTCAAGGCCCTACAGGGAGAGCAGCTCCTCGCGGCTGTACCCCAGCATGGCGTAGGCAGCTGCGTTGACGTTCAGGATGCGCCCCTCCAGGGAAATCCACAAGACGGCATCCGCGATCTGATCGATGGAGAATCCGTCGAATCTCAATTCGTCGTCATTGTTCCTGTTCTCCGCAAGACTCTTCTCTATCTCCGCCATGCCCCACCCCGCCGCTCATGCCGATATACATAAGAACGGCAACA
Protein-coding regions in this window:
- a CDS encoding PAS domain S-box protein — encoded protein: MAEIEKSLAENRNNDDELRFDGFSIDQIADAVLWISLEGRILNVNAAAYAMLGYSREELLSL